One Halovivax ruber XH-70 genomic region harbors:
- a CDS encoding aconitate hydratase, whose product MGQTLTEKILEDHLVEGDLETGEEIGIEIDQVLTQDTTGTMVWLQFEAMGLDEVQTEIAAQYCDHQTYQFDFKNTDDHRFLRSAAGTYGAHFSRPGNGICHNVHRENFAAPGKTLLGSDSHTPTPGGLGELAIGAGGIDVTVAMGGAPYYIEMPEVVNVRLEGELPDWATAKDVILELLRRLTVKGGVGKILEYTGPGVETLTAPERMTITNMGTELGATSSIFPTDEQTEDYLERVGRGGEYVPLQPDDDAEYDDEIVVDLSDLEPLIAQPSMPDKVVPVSEVAGTDVDQVIVGSCTNGAYEDVLPAAKMLEGREVNKKTEMIVAPGSKQASELLARQGWVAEMMAAGVNFSEATCGACIGIGHVPASNSVSLRTFNRNFEGRSGIEDDNVYLCSPEVAAAAALKGEIVDPRDLSDELGDLEAPGFELAEEYNASKADLITPDEAVDDELVKGPNIGEVPLREGIDEDIAGEVLLKMDDNITTDHIIPATQDILMYRSNIDKLSEFTLSRVDETFADRAAEADGGVLLAGENYGQGSSREHAAMCPMHLGVEAVLAQSFARIHRANLFNFGIVPLVIDEDAYDGIDQGDEVEIVEDVETGVSEGRSEFTVTVNGDEEYTATLDASQRERDILAAGGKLSWTKAQAQSGSDAPADD is encoded by the coding sequence ATGGGACAAACACTTACCGAGAAGATTCTCGAGGATCACCTCGTCGAGGGCGACCTCGAAACCGGCGAGGAGATCGGCATCGAGATCGATCAGGTCCTCACCCAGGACACGACGGGAACGATGGTCTGGCTGCAGTTCGAGGCGATGGGGCTGGACGAAGTCCAGACCGAGATCGCCGCCCAGTACTGTGACCACCAGACCTACCAGTTCGACTTCAAGAATACGGACGACCACCGATTCCTGCGCTCTGCTGCCGGCACCTACGGCGCTCACTTCTCTCGCCCCGGCAACGGTATCTGTCACAACGTCCACCGCGAGAACTTTGCCGCCCCCGGCAAGACGCTGCTGGGTTCTGACTCGCACACGCCGACCCCTGGCGGTCTCGGCGAACTCGCCATCGGCGCCGGCGGGATCGACGTCACCGTCGCGATGGGCGGCGCGCCGTACTACATCGAGATGCCCGAAGTCGTCAACGTCCGCCTCGAGGGCGAACTGCCCGACTGGGCGACCGCGAAGGACGTCATCCTCGAACTCCTGCGACGCCTGACCGTCAAGGGTGGCGTCGGCAAGATTCTGGAGTACACGGGGCCGGGCGTCGAGACGCTCACCGCCCCCGAGCGGATGACGATCACGAACATGGGCACCGAACTCGGTGCGACCTCCTCGATCTTCCCGACCGACGAACAGACCGAGGACTACCTAGAACGCGTCGGCCGCGGCGGCGAGTACGTCCCGCTCCAGCCCGACGACGACGCCGAGTACGACGACGAGATCGTCGTCGACCTCTCGGATCTCGAACCGCTGATCGCACAGCCATCGATGCCGGACAAGGTCGTCCCCGTCAGCGAAGTCGCTGGCACCGACGTCGACCAGGTCATCGTCGGCTCCTGTACGAACGGCGCCTACGAGGACGTCCTTCCGGCCGCGAAGATGCTCGAGGGCCGCGAGGTCAACAAGAAGACCGAGATGATCGTCGCCCCCGGCTCGAAGCAGGCCTCCGAACTGCTCGCCCGACAGGGCTGGGTCGCCGAGATGATGGCCGCCGGCGTCAACTTCTCCGAGGCGACCTGTGGCGCTTGCATCGGCATCGGCCACGTCCCGGCTTCCAACTCCGTCTCGCTGCGTACCTTCAACCGCAACTTCGAGGGGCGCTCCGGCATCGAGGACGACAACGTCTATCTCTGCTCGCCGGAAGTCGCCGCCGCTGCCGCGCTCAAAGGCGAGATCGTCGATCCACGCGACCTGTCCGACGAACTCGGCGACCTCGAGGCGCCCGGCTTCGAACTCGCCGAGGAGTACAACGCCTCGAAAGCCGACCTTATCACCCCCGACGAGGCCGTCGACGACGAGCTCGTCAAGGGCCCGAACATCGGCGAGGTGCCCCTGCGTGAAGGGATCGACGAGGACATCGCGGGTGAGGTCCTGCTCAAGATGGACGACAACATCACGACGGACCACATCATCCCCGCGACGCAGGACATCCTGATGTACCGCTCGAACATCGACAAGCTCTCCGAGTTCACGCTCAGCCGCGTCGACGAGACCTTCGCCGACCGCGCGGCCGAAGCTGACGGCGGCGTCCTGCTCGCCGGCGAGAACTACGGTCAGGGCTCCTCGCGCGAACACGCCGCGATGTGTCCGATGCACCTGGGCGTCGAGGCCGTCCTCGCCCAGAGCTTCGCCCGGATCCACCGCGCGAACCTCTTTAACTTCGGCATCGTCCCGCTCGTCATCGACGAGGACGCCTACGACGGCATCGACCAGGGCGACGAGGTCGAGATCGTCGAGGACGTCGAGACCGGCGTCTCCGAAGGGCGCTCCGAGTTCACCGTGACGGTCAACGGCGACGAGGAGTACACCGCGACGCTCGACGCCTCCCAGCGCGAACGCGACATCCTCGCTGCTGGCGGCAAACTCTCCTGGACCAAGGCACAGGCGCAGTCGGGATCCGACGCACCGGCAGACGACTGA
- a CDS encoding DUF7344 domain-containing protein, with amino-acid sequence MGGTIHETVDRSGSSPSESRRLTEDELFELLANGRRRHILNALLREGTTLDIGTISQEIAAQEDGLAFEEVSSKDRKRVYTALQQSHLPKLDRSGVVDFDRDRGTVEPTAALENVEIYMDVVRGRELPWSDYYLGLAALSVLVLVASSVSVVPFTVLPARAVTVFVVVSFSVFALAHRYVARRSRLGIDEDRLDVEFDYREHR; translated from the coding sequence ATGGGGGGCACCATACACGAGACGGTCGACAGGAGCGGTTCGTCACCGTCGGAGAGTCGCCGGCTGACGGAAGACGAACTGTTCGAGTTGCTGGCGAACGGTCGGCGACGACACATTCTCAACGCACTCTTGCGAGAAGGGACGACACTGGATATCGGGACCATCTCTCAGGAGATCGCTGCGCAGGAAGACGGACTCGCCTTCGAGGAGGTCTCGAGCAAGGATCGGAAACGGGTCTACACGGCACTGCAGCAATCACACTTGCCGAAGCTGGATCGGTCGGGTGTCGTCGACTTCGATCGGGATCGTGGCACGGTCGAGCCGACAGCGGCGCTCGAGAACGTCGAGATCTACATGGACGTCGTTCGCGGCCGCGAACTCCCCTGGAGCGACTACTATCTGGGACTCGCGGCACTCTCCGTGCTCGTCCTCGTCGCCTCGTCGGTCTCGGTGGTTCCGTTCACCGTCCTGCCAGCCCGTGCCGTCACGGTGTTCGTCGTCGTCTCGTTCAGCGTGTTCGCACTCGCACACCGGTACGTCGCCCGTCGCTCTCGCCTCGGAATCGACGAAGACCGACTCGACGTCGAATTCGACTATCGGGAGCACCGATGA
- a CDS encoding DUF1102 domain-containing protein has product MQRRKFVIGMGALASGAAAMVGTGAFTSVTAARDIDVAVADDASAYLRLKGTDSHYVTDDGDGGTLALDLSGDNATPSGGSGVNPNAVTEFGSLFEVANQGTQPVTVEVTKSGQHPGAVAFEDGNGDELADGIELDVGESADISLVVDTTDDAIDVDEQLVDSVVFHAVDT; this is encoded by the coding sequence ATGCAACGACGAAAATTCGTAATTGGGATGGGAGCGCTGGCATCGGGCGCCGCTGCGATGGTCGGAACCGGCGCCTTCACCTCTGTGACGGCCGCTCGAGATATCGACGTCGCGGTTGCTGACGACGCATCCGCCTATCTGCGACTGAAGGGCACTGATTCGCACTACGTCACCGACGACGGCGATGGTGGCACGCTCGCGCTCGACCTCAGCGGGGATAATGCAACGCCATCGGGCGGCTCGGGTGTGAACCCGAACGCCGTAACCGAGTTCGGATCCCTGTTCGAGGTTGCGAACCAGGGGACCCAGCCGGTCACCGTCGAGGTGACGAAATCCGGACAGCACCCGGGAGCGGTCGCGTTCGAGGACGGAAACGGCGACGAACTCGCCGACGGCATCGAACTCGACGTCGGTGAGAGCGCCGACATCAGCCTCGTCGTCGACACGACGGACGACGCGATCGACGTCGACGAACAACTGGTCGACTCGGTCGTCTTCCACGCGGTCGATACCTAG
- a CDS encoding deoxyuridine 5'-triphosphate nucleotidohydrolase: MYRSGAFVADHVTPTTDEQEQPNGVDLTLDVVFEQLEPGRITRDGKEIGDRVARPLEELDEKAPATFYLPEGTYVARYAEQISVPEGHVGFVYPRSSLMRNSCMLNTAVWDAGYEGRGEGLLQVHHDIELERGARIAQFVLAEAEHEDVYDGTYQGENL; this comes from the coding sequence ATGTACCGCTCGGGCGCGTTCGTGGCCGATCACGTCACGCCGACGACGGACGAACAGGAACAGCCGAACGGGGTCGACCTCACGCTCGACGTCGTCTTCGAACAGCTCGAACCGGGTCGCATCACGCGCGACGGCAAAGAAATCGGTGACCGGGTCGCCCGCCCCCTCGAGGAACTCGACGAGAAGGCGCCCGCAACGTTTTACCTCCCCGAGGGAACCTACGTCGCGCGCTACGCCGAGCAGATCAGCGTCCCCGAAGGGCACGTCGGCTTCGTCTACCCGCGCTCGTCGCTCATGCGCAATTCCTGCATGCTCAACACGGCCGTCTGGGACGCCGGGTACGAGGGTCGTGGCGAGGGACTGTTGCAGGTCCACCACGACATCGAACTCGAACGCGGCGCCCGAATCGCCCAGTTCGTCCTCGCCGAGGCCGAGCACGAGGACGTCTACGACGGCACGTATCAGGGCGAAAATCTGTAA